In a single window of the Pseudomonas sp. B21-015 genome:
- a CDS encoding helix-turn-helix transcriptional regulator produces the protein MTLSPEQAIHFGPYRIYPGQRLVMEADQPLRLGRRAMDILLILLEHAGQVVSKQHLIARVWPKSVVEDINLRVHMAALRKALGDGQAGQRYIVTVAQRGYSFVAPFSLEPIEQRPQNDANEPGGHNLPIRRTRMIGRQALVDSLLAQLSRQRFITLVGPGGIGKTTVALRVAEQLIGRYRDGIRLLDLAPINDPLMIGAHLATALGLSLHDAEPMNGLATCLRDRQMLLVIDNCEHLIDAIALLSESILRTAPQVHILATSRESLRAEGECVQRLESLDCPPPIAVLDRAQALTFSALQLFVERAMASHDSFELSEAELPLAIEICRRLDGIPLAIELAAAQVGNLGLSGLLSQLQGSFRLLAQGCPTTMGRHQTLRATLDWSFELLNACEQTCLRRLGIFRGGFTLESAAAVIVGQYIEPDVVFGSITQLVAKSLLNVEVGEEEVFYRLLDTTRGYALEKLDQAQELADIRERHAECCLALMQQAQSDWEHTPSERWTERYARNLEDIRAALDWALNTQGSQALAIRLAATSTPLWQELSLLKEHGVYVRKALALLKATDHPCPRLKMTLKLALGSSCYHTQGGTAETIEAFVSAKRLAEHCNDMAGQLRAISGHMAVNLSCGQYQMALEQSRQFDCLGLHGDAVLSLSTHRLRVLALHFAGDQALARESAEQVIQRLAQSGHLNRFTHGFGVQYDQSVAALTILARILWLQGLPEKAWHTARQALDIAMQINHGTSICYTLALSGCLMAHYNGNAPVARELLALLLEQAKKHSVLLFYTWAKHYAQVIDVADTPSSPRPDTGLVKEIMVTLDSRFIDDALLERAENGAAGWSTAEILRARADALLAENCPNSVDAAEAVLLKALAVAKTQGALAWELRSATSLAQLWQRQGHLRQAHELLAPIYQRFTEGFATPDLIKVRRLLDELQRDLPA, from the coding sequence TTGACCCTTTCCCCCGAACAGGCCATCCATTTCGGCCCCTACCGGATCTACCCCGGACAACGCCTGGTGATGGAGGCCGACCAGCCCCTGCGCCTGGGCCGGCGGGCCATGGACATTCTGTTGATCCTGCTGGAGCACGCAGGCCAGGTGGTGAGCAAGCAGCACCTGATCGCCCGGGTCTGGCCGAAAAGCGTGGTGGAAGACATCAACCTGCGCGTGCACATGGCGGCACTGCGCAAAGCCCTCGGTGACGGTCAGGCCGGCCAGCGTTACATCGTCACCGTCGCCCAGCGCGGCTACAGTTTTGTCGCTCCGTTTTCCCTGGAGCCCATCGAACAACGCCCGCAAAACGACGCCAATGAACCAGGCGGCCATAACCTGCCGATCCGCCGGACCCGCATGATCGGCCGTCAGGCCCTGGTCGACAGCCTGTTGGCGCAACTCTCGCGGCAGCGTTTCATCACCCTCGTGGGCCCCGGCGGGATCGGCAAGACGACCGTGGCGCTGCGCGTCGCCGAGCAACTGATCGGTCGCTATCGAGACGGCATTCGCCTGCTGGACCTGGCACCGATCAACGACCCCTTGATGATCGGCGCACACCTGGCGACAGCGCTAGGCCTGTCGTTGCATGACGCCGAACCCATGAACGGGCTCGCCACGTGCTTGCGCGACCGGCAGATGCTGCTGGTCATCGATAACTGCGAACACTTGATCGATGCCATTGCGTTGCTCAGCGAAAGTATCCTGCGCACAGCGCCCCAAGTGCATATTCTGGCCACCAGTCGCGAAAGCCTGCGGGCCGAAGGCGAATGCGTGCAGCGCCTGGAATCGCTGGACTGCCCACCGCCCATCGCGGTCCTCGACCGCGCTCAGGCCCTGACGTTTTCGGCGCTGCAATTGTTTGTCGAGCGGGCGATGGCCAGCCACGACAGCTTCGAACTGAGCGAAGCCGAGCTGCCGCTGGCAATTGAAATCTGCCGTCGCCTGGACGGTATACCGCTGGCGATCGAACTGGCGGCGGCGCAAGTCGGCAACCTGGGTTTGAGTGGCTTGCTGTCACAACTGCAAGGCAGTTTTCGTCTGCTCGCCCAAGGCTGCCCGACGACCATGGGCCGCCATCAAACCCTGCGCGCCACACTGGACTGGAGCTTCGAACTGCTCAATGCCTGCGAGCAAACCTGCCTGCGCCGATTGGGGATATTCCGGGGCGGTTTTACCCTGGAATCGGCGGCCGCCGTGATTGTCGGCCAGTACATCGAGCCCGACGTGGTATTTGGCTCGATTACCCAATTGGTGGCCAAGTCATTGCTGAACGTGGAAGTCGGCGAGGAAGAAGTGTTCTACCGTCTGCTCGACACCACACGTGGCTATGCGCTGGAAAAACTCGACCAGGCCCAAGAGCTGGCGGACATCCGGGAGCGCCATGCCGAATGCTGCCTGGCCTTGATGCAGCAGGCGCAGAGCGATTGGGAACACACCCCGAGCGAGCGCTGGACCGAGCGTTACGCCCGCAACCTGGAAGACATTCGTGCGGCGCTCGATTGGGCCTTGAATACTCAAGGGTCGCAAGCGTTGGCCATCCGCCTTGCCGCGACCTCAACACCGCTCTGGCAGGAACTGTCGCTGCTCAAGGAGCACGGTGTGTATGTGCGCAAGGCCTTGGCGTTGCTCAAGGCGACAGACCATCCCTGCCCGCGTTTGAAAATGACCTTGAAGCTCGCCCTCGGCAGCTCCTGCTACCACACCCAGGGCGGTACCGCTGAAACCATCGAAGCGTTCGTCAGTGCCAAACGACTGGCCGAACACTGTAACGATATGGCCGGTCAGCTCAGGGCAATCTCGGGGCACATGGCGGTCAACCTCAGTTGTGGCCAGTACCAAATGGCCCTGGAGCAGAGCCGACAATTTGACTGTTTGGGACTGCACGGCGACGCAGTGTTATCCCTGAGCACTCACCGCTTGCGGGTCTTGGCCCTGCATTTTGCCGGGGATCAGGCACTGGCGCGGGAGAGTGCCGAGCAGGTCATTCAACGCCTGGCCCAGAGCGGCCACCTCAACCGCTTCACCCATGGCTTTGGCGTGCAGTACGACCAGAGCGTGGCGGCCCTGACGATTCTGGCGCGCATTCTCTGGTTGCAAGGGCTCCCGGAGAAAGCCTGGCACACCGCACGACAGGCGCTCGACATCGCGATGCAGATCAATCATGGCACGTCCATCTGCTACACCCTGGCGCTGTCCGGTTGCCTGATGGCCCATTACAACGGCAACGCGCCGGTCGCCCGCGAACTCCTGGCCTTGCTGCTTGAGCAGGCGAAGAAACACTCGGTGTTGCTGTTCTACACCTGGGCCAAACATTACGCGCAGGTGATCGACGTTGCCGATACGCCCTCGTCCCCGCGACCAGACACCGGGTTGGTCAAGGAAATCATGGTCACGCTGGACAGCCGTTTCATCGATGATGCGTTGCTGGAACGGGCCGAAAACGGCGCGGCGGGCTGGAGCACGGCGGAGATTCTGCGGGCCAGGGCCGACGCGTTACTGGCAGAGAATTGCCCGAACAGCGTCGACGCGGCCGAGGCGGTGCTGCTCAAGGCTTTAGCCGTGGCGAAAACCCAGGGAGCGCTGGCCTGGGAACTGCGCAGCGCCACATCACTGGCTCAGCTGTGGCAACGTCAGGGCCACTTGCGACAAGCCCATGAGCTGCTGGCGCCGATTTACCAGCGTTTCACCGAAGGCTTCGCCACACCGGACCTGATCAAAGTCCGGCGGCTACTCGACGAGCTGCAGCGCGACCTGCCTGCCTGA
- a CDS encoding flavodoxin family protein, whose protein sequence is MSNVVVVYHSGYGHTRVMAEAVGLGVERHLGSTSRLIPVEEVDEHWERLHRADAIIFGAPTYMGSASAAFKGFMEATASFYLAQPWRDKLAAGFTNSGCLCGDKLNTLLQMAVFAAQHSMIWVGLDLLPARSSIGVFDGQLNRLGSSLGAMAQSNVEQSPEFAPPQEDRRTAAHLGERVARLAERMAHTSD, encoded by the coding sequence ATGAGCAACGTGGTGGTGGTCTATCACAGTGGTTACGGGCACACCCGGGTCATGGCCGAAGCCGTGGGCCTGGGAGTGGAACGGCACCTGGGCAGCACCAGTCGGCTGATTCCGGTGGAGGAAGTGGACGAGCACTGGGAACGCTTGCACCGTGCCGATGCAATCATCTTCGGCGCCCCGACCTACATGGGCAGCGCCTCGGCGGCGTTCAAGGGCTTCATGGAAGCCACCGCGTCGTTCTACCTGGCGCAACCCTGGCGCGACAAACTCGCTGCCGGGTTTACCAACTCCGGTTGCCTGTGCGGCGACAAGCTCAACACCTTGCTGCAGATGGCGGTGTTCGCCGCCCAGCACTCGATGATCTGGGTCGGCCTCGACCTGTTGCCGGCGCGCAGCAGCATCGGCGTGTTCGACGGGCAGTTGAATCGACTCGGCAGTTCGCTGGGGGCGATGGCCCAATCGAACGTCGAGCAATCCCCAGAATTTGCACCCCCCCAGGAAGACCGCCGTACCGCCGCACATTTGGGCGAGCGGGTGGCGCGCCTGGCCGAGCGAATGGCCCATACCTCTGATTAA